The Maribacter aquivivus DNA window TGTTATCTTGAATATTTTTTGTTAATGGCTGATAATCAAGTCTGTTTAGGAGTATAGATTGCGGAATGGACTGTGCTATAATATCTAAATAATATGTACTTTTTGAATTTGATGAATTTGAAATTGTGTTTATTTTCTCTTGCTTTATTTTTATTGTATTCTCTAGTTTTATAAGATTTTCTTTTTGAGAATCACTGGCTAAAAGGTTTGTTTGTAAATCATTTGCTTTAGAGAAATAGTGATTATAGAAGATGAAATTCACTAATAACAGTATGCCAAAGAAAGCCAAAGCGAACTTTCCAACACCATCAAAAATTCTTTCATTCTTTACATGACCGTTTAATTTTTTATTTTGATCACTAAAATTAGTAAATCGTTGACTCCCATTTAGGTGGCTTAATATTTGTCCAAATATTAATAAATTGAAGTTAGACAGTTTTAACTCATTGATTTCGTAAAAAACTTTTTTGTTAATTGTACCTGATTCTATTTCAATGATATCACCATCATTTAACTTTAGATTTTGTCTATTTAAATGGAGGAATTCCACGTCCGTATATTGTATGATTTCTTCAATACCAGATATACCTAAACTAATCTGAAAGGGTGTAATTTTAATCTGAGATAATTTTAGAAGTACAGAATCAACAAACTGCTTTCTTGAAATTGATACTATGGAATTTTGTGATTTTTGAATGATTTCCCAATAAAAAGTTTTAATCTCTATGTTAGGGAAGGCTTCATTTACTAACGCAGCCTCTGCTGAAACACTTGGGTTGCTTAACTGCTTTGTTAAAATAGAATCGTTGTTAAAACATAAGAATAGGGGGGTGGTTCTATTTATATGAAGTTTAATATCTTCAAGATTATTTAAGATTAAACTTTTTGAAATGACCAATTCATCTTTCAGTTTTTTTATTTCTAGAAAATAATAGATATCGCCATTGTCAGATGTGTTAACTTCTAACCCGGCGAAAATTGAACCTTCGGTAATATGTTTAATAATTTTATTTACCATTAATAAATTACTGTAGGCTTAATAAGTATGGTCAGTTTCTGTTTTACATCTTCTCTTTTTCTTTGGCTAAATAACCATTTTATAATTGGTATTCTAGACAATAAAGGGACACCATTACCAGAATCATTTTTCACCTTTTCTTCAAGTCCTCCTAATATGGCTAAATCTTGATTTTGCATTCTAATTATTGAACTAAACTCTCTTGATGTTAGACCAGGAGGCGCGTCATCTTCAATTCGTTCTCCATTAAAATCAGATTGTATTACATTAATATCTAAAGTTACCTGTCCATCTCCAGAAACTAGAGGTTTAATACCTATAGCTAATTCAGCATCAATTGGTTGATAGTTTCTAACTTCTGATGTTGTTGGTATTTGAGAACCAAAGAAATTTTGATTGGTTACCACATAGTATGTAGTTTCCCCAATAGATAGATTAGCTCTATGACCGTTTAGTGTTGATAGTTTTGGAGATGAGCGTATTTTTAAATTGCCGTTTGCTTCCATTGCTTTTATATTGGCAAAGAACTCAGGTATAACCTTACCCATATTAAAGGAGCCAAAACCATCAAATCCACCAATAATTTTGTTTACGGTATTGGCACCTAAAGTGACATCTGTTGACGGAAAAAGGTTTCCTTGGGTGTTAACAGGTTCACTTCCAATACCCCAACTGATTCCAGTTTCAACGGTAGCAGATTTTTTGACTTCTATAATCATAACTTCAATGAGAACCACTGGCACTGGTTTATCTATCTCCTTGATAAAATTTTTAAAACGATTAATATTAGATGCTGGTCCACTAACGAAAAAGCTATTTAATTCATAATCTACCTTTATTTCTAAATCTGCTTTAATTTCATCGGGTAGAATACTAACAATAGCTTCAGCACCATCTTGATAATCTCCAAAACTACTACTAGTCTGAGTATTTAAACTTCTTTGATTACCATAAGAGTTTTGTTGACCTCCTCCATTATTAGAATTATTTCCAAAGTAATTAACGCTGCCTTCATTTGTTCTTCCTGAGGAGCGTGAGCCTCTCACCTGGGAGGGATTTCCAAGTAATTCTACAGAACGGTGCATTAATTGAACAACTTCAACCTTTCTAAGACTTAATTGGTCAGCTGTACCAAAAAAGTAAATATCATCTTGTTTTTTAAACGTGAAATTTCTTGAATTGTTGGTGGGTTCTGCAACTTCAGGCTGTCTAGAAGTTCTATTTTGAACGCCATTAGATGGTACCTGCTCTTTAGGTGACTTCGTTATTTGCCCAGTAAAAATATGGTTCAATAATTCATCAAAAGTAATATCCTTTGCATTAAAAGTTACGTTACCAGCTTCTATAAGCGGAGTGGCTGTGTAAATGTTAAGCTTAAGGTCTTGTTTTAGACCATTAATTAATGAGGATATTGGCGTGTTTTTGAAATCAACATCTATTCTTCTTCTTAAGGTGTCTACAACTTGGTATCCTAAATTATTGAATACTAAACGCTGATTTGAATCGATTGCGCCTACTGTATTGCTTTCATAAGAATCAAATAAATAAAATCCATCTTTAGATTTTGAAAAGGTTAAACCATTGGTATTGGCTAGTTTTTCCATTGCAATATCAAAAGGAACATTAGATAAATAAATGTTCAAAAGTTTTGAATCTAAAGCACTAGAGAATAACAGGTTGTTGCCAGATAGAGCCATTATTTTTCTGAATACTTTATCTAATGGGTCATTTTTCAAATCAAGACTAATGAGTTTGTTTTCGTTAATGTAGGATACCTGAATAACTTTGTCTACAGGAATTTCAACAGGGGGCAAATATCTTTTTATAGATAGTATGTTCCCTGTAAACTCTATGTCTAAACTATACTCTTTACATAAATAAACTAACAAATCACTAACGGTAACATTGTTGAAGTTATTTACAATTGAAATATTCTGAATATCTGGAGAAATGGAAATATTTAAATCGTGAACCCTCGATACGGCTAACAAAAAATTGGGTAAAGTCACATTATTAACATTGAATTCAAGCTTTAAATTCTCATTTAACTCTGTATTTTCAAGGGATAATAATTCTAACTGATTTTTTATATTTTGAATTCTATCGGCAGACTGCCCACTTATGTGAAGCGATGCCATTAGAATAAGTAATATTAGTAGGTTTTTCATGTGTTAAATTTATTCATGGAACTTAAAGTTCTAACTTGATA harbors:
- a CDS encoding type II secretion system protein GspD, which codes for MKNLLILLILMASLHISGQSADRIQNIKNQLELLSLENTELNENLKLEFNVNNVTLPNFLLAVSRVHDLNISISPDIQNISIVNNFNNVTVSDLLVYLCKEYSLDIEFTGNILSIKRYLPPVEIPVDKVIQVSYINENKLISLDLKNDPLDKVFRKIMALSGNNLLFSSALDSKLLNIYLSNVPFDIAMEKLANTNGLTFSKSKDGFYLFDSYESNTVGAIDSNQRLVFNNLGYQVVDTLRRRIDVDFKNTPISSLINGLKQDLKLNIYTATPLIEAGNVTFNAKDITFDELLNHIFTGQITKSPKEQVPSNGVQNRTSRQPEVAEPTNNSRNFTFKKQDDIYFFGTADQLSLRKVEVVQLMHRSVELLGNPSQVRGSRSSGRTNEGSVNYFGNNSNNGGGQQNSYGNQRSLNTQTSSSFGDYQDGAEAIVSILPDEIKADLEIKVDYELNSFFVSGPASNINRFKNFIKEIDKPVPVVLIEVMIIEVKKSATVETGISWGIGSEPVNTQGNLFPSTDVTLGANTVNKIIGGFDGFGSFNMGKVIPEFFANIKAMEANGNLKIRSSPKLSTLNGHRANLSIGETTYYVVTNQNFFGSQIPTTSEVRNYQPIDAELAIGIKPLVSGDGQVTLDINVIQSDFNGERIEDDAPPGLTSREFSSIIRMQNQDLAILGGLEEKVKNDSGNGVPLLSRIPIIKWLFSQRKREDVKQKLTILIKPTVIY